A section of the Candidatus Eisenbacteria bacterium genome encodes:
- a CDS encoding SpoIIE family protein phosphatase, translated as MPLFLSANIAEKFQVWPLDGPVLGIGRSSRHAIHLADATVSKDHAEISRRGELYFVHDLGSRNGTRVNGVAAAEPLPLRDGDRLEIGQLVLRVSEGEPVQRVRFQESMALSTSVKLRVDGMLKGPPQETAATPQLVRLLAEAGRMLVLPRPLKETCDQILEVIERAVPASRHVLLMREKPGTEPVQVAARWRGGRAGQPLALSTAILKAVLEECTSVLTEDASADPRFQGQQSIVSQSVHSVMAVPLFDNERVLGLIYVDSQEMMVRFSESHLEVLSLLANMAAVKITNARLLEAEAARARIAQELATATRIQRALLPAHPPEIPGYTFELFLETCYEVGGDLYDIHLQPDGSVVFLVADVSGKGVGASLLMSSFLAGARVLCHALHDLGALAAQLNHMMCESTGSMHFVTGFIGFLDPATGVIRYVSGGHPPPIVVGPGGVREVSVQDGGLPFGIMEDAEYRESSTRLEPGELLVLFTDGVPEARRGDELYEEERLRQLLAGLPGPLDPAEARRRILESVAEFVGDEPRGDDITLLLVRRDP; from the coding sequence GTGCCCCTGTTTCTCTCCGCGAACATCGCCGAGAAGTTCCAGGTCTGGCCCCTCGACGGGCCGGTGCTGGGCATCGGCCGGTCCTCGCGCCACGCCATCCACCTCGCCGACGCCACCGTCTCCAAGGACCATGCCGAGATTTCGCGGCGCGGCGAGCTGTACTTCGTCCACGACCTGGGCAGCCGCAACGGCACCCGCGTGAACGGGGTGGCGGCCGCCGAACCGCTGCCGCTGCGGGACGGGGACCGCCTGGAAATCGGCCAGCTGGTGCTGCGCGTGTCCGAGGGCGAGCCGGTGCAGCGGGTGCGCTTCCAGGAGTCCATGGCCCTCAGCACCTCGGTGAAACTCCGGGTGGACGGGATGCTCAAGGGCCCGCCGCAGGAGACGGCCGCCACGCCCCAGCTGGTGCGGCTGCTGGCCGAGGCCGGGCGCATGCTGGTGCTGCCGCGGCCACTCAAGGAGACCTGCGACCAGATCCTGGAGGTCATCGAACGCGCGGTGCCCGCCTCGCGCCACGTGCTGCTGATGCGCGAGAAACCCGGCACCGAGCCGGTGCAGGTCGCGGCGCGCTGGCGCGGCGGCCGGGCGGGCCAGCCGCTGGCGCTCTCCACCGCCATCCTCAAGGCGGTGCTGGAGGAGTGCACCTCGGTGCTCACGGAGGATGCCTCGGCCGACCCCCGGTTCCAGGGCCAGCAGAGCATCGTCTCCCAGTCGGTGCACTCGGTGATGGCGGTGCCGCTCTTCGACAACGAGCGCGTGCTGGGCCTCATCTACGTGGACAGCCAGGAGATGATGGTGCGCTTCTCCGAGTCGCACCTGGAGGTGCTGTCGCTGCTGGCCAACATGGCGGCGGTCAAGATCACCAACGCGCGACTGCTGGAGGCCGAGGCGGCGCGGGCGCGCATTGCCCAGGAACTGGCCACGGCCACGCGCATCCAGCGCGCGCTGCTGCCCGCCCACCCGCCGGAGATTCCCGGGTACACCTTCGAGCTCTTCCTCGAGACGTGCTACGAGGTGGGGGGCGATCTCTACGACATTCACCTGCAGCCGGACGGCTCGGTGGTGTTCCTGGTCGCGGACGTCTCCGGCAAGGGCGTGGGCGCCTCGCTGCTGATGTCCTCGTTCCTGGCCGGGGCGAGGGTGCTGTGCCACGCGTTGCACGACCTGGGCGCGCTGGCCGCGCAGCTCAACCACATGATGTGCGAGAGCACCGGCTCGATGCACTTCGTGACCGGCTTCATCGGCTTCCTGGACCCCGCCACCGGGGTGATCCGCTACGTGAGCGGCGGGCACCCGCCGCCGATCGTCGTGGGGCCCGGCGGGGTGCGCGAAGTCTCGGTGCAGGACGGCGGCCTGCCCTTCGGCATCATGGAGGACGCCGAGTACCGCGAGTCCTCCACCCGGCTCGAGCCCGGCGAGCTGCTGGTGCTGTTCACCGACGGCGTGCCCGAGGCGCGCCGCGGGGACGAGTTGTACGAGGAGGAGCGCCTGCGGCAGCTGCTCGCGGGCCTGCCGGGTCCGCTCGATCCGGCGGAGGCGCGCCGCAGGATCCTCGAGAGTGTCGCGGAATTCGTGGGTGACGAGCCCCGGGGCGACGACATCACGCTTCTCCTGGTACGGAGGGACCCGTAA
- a CDS encoding protein kinase, with the protein MPLLPGTRLGPYEILGPLGAGGMGEVYKARDSRLDRTVAVKVLPEHLSLQPEVRARFEREARAVSSLNHPNICTLHDVGHQDGVDYLVMELVEGETLAARLDRGPLAPAEILRTASEIADALDKAHRGGIVHRDLKPGNIMLTKGGAKLLDFGLARGAGLDAPAGSLTQSPTMSRPLTAEGSIVGTFQYMAPEQLEGAEADARTDIFALGVTLYEMATGRRAFEGRTQASLIASILKEEPRSISELQPLSPPGLERLVKACMAKDPEERVQTAHDVKLQLRWIAEGGSQAGVPAPVSARRRGRERVACAVAAVAAAAAVGLGIFLFAWPRPAPVPVRFVVTRSGGMRSLSWPRVSPDGLTLAFLATDSTGRGSIWVRPLNSLTAYPLPGTEGAGRPYWSPDSRFLAYFDGPQIKKIAVAGGPPMLVCNTTRPAPCDISWSKGGVLLFDGRASDSLEFVPAGGGTPQPASFPDRRHGASGDAWPYFLPDGKHFLYLTYGMGTTKGPMLMGGELGSKKVKQIGGVGSRVEYAPQGYLVYASDATLVARPFDPGRMAFTGEPFPVAEHVNVLGDDNADFSVSPSGVLAYLPNASTERSELAWFDRGGRELEKAAPPDAYRDISLSPDETRVAYGLQDGRQNTEDIWVRDLKRGVSTRLTFDTGNELQPLWSADGNRVAYTAFSGGPLQLRAKLASGAGQEEALTAPYPDATGSTSWSRDGSTLVFQRRAATGWDVGIQSLTGDRKQFLQLHSPFNEMRGRLSPDEKWLAYQSNESGRMEVYVQPFPGPGGKWQVSSAGGGDPKWRADGKELFFRSPAQELMAVPVRTGAGFESGSPVRLFQKELESAGFQLTRYAPSANGQRFLLNVPLSSSSQAAFNIVLNWAAETKRK; encoded by the coding sequence ATGCCCCTGCTTCCCGGCACCCGCCTCGGACCCTATGAAATCCTCGGACCCCTCGGTGCCGGCGGCATGGGCGAAGTGTACAAGGCCCGCGACTCCCGCCTGGACCGCACCGTCGCCGTGAAGGTGCTCCCGGAGCACCTCTCGCTGCAGCCCGAGGTGCGTGCGCGCTTCGAGCGCGAGGCGCGGGCCGTGTCGAGCCTCAACCACCCCAACATCTGCACGCTGCACGACGTGGGCCACCAGGACGGGGTGGACTACCTGGTCATGGAGCTGGTGGAAGGGGAGACGCTCGCGGCGAGGCTGGACCGCGGGCCGCTCGCGCCGGCGGAGATCCTGCGCACCGCCAGCGAGATCGCCGACGCGCTGGACAAGGCCCACCGCGGCGGCATCGTGCACCGCGACCTCAAGCCCGGCAACATCATGCTCACCAAGGGCGGCGCCAAGCTGCTGGACTTCGGCCTGGCGCGCGGCGCCGGGCTGGACGCTCCCGCGGGCAGCCTCACGCAGTCGCCCACCATGAGCCGCCCGCTCACCGCCGAGGGCAGCATCGTCGGCACGTTTCAGTACATGGCGCCCGAGCAGCTGGAAGGGGCCGAGGCCGACGCGCGCACCGACATCTTCGCCCTCGGCGTGACGCTCTACGAGATGGCCACCGGCCGGCGCGCCTTCGAGGGCCGCACGCAAGCTTCCCTGATCGCCTCGATCCTCAAGGAGGAGCCGCGCAGCATCTCGGAGCTGCAGCCGCTGTCGCCCCCCGGCCTGGAGCGGCTGGTGAAGGCGTGCATGGCCAAGGACCCCGAGGAGCGGGTGCAGACCGCGCACGACGTGAAGCTGCAGTTGCGCTGGATCGCCGAGGGCGGCTCGCAGGCCGGCGTGCCGGCGCCGGTCTCGGCGCGACGCCGCGGGCGGGAACGGGTGGCGTGTGCGGTGGCCGCGGTGGCCGCGGCGGCCGCGGTGGGGCTCGGCATCTTCCTGTTCGCCTGGCCCCGGCCCGCGCCCGTCCCGGTGCGCTTCGTGGTCACCCGGAGCGGCGGCATGCGCAGCCTTTCCTGGCCGCGGGTCTCCCCCGACGGCCTCACACTGGCATTCCTGGCCACCGATTCCACCGGACGGGGCTCGATCTGGGTCCGGCCGCTCAACTCGCTCACGGCCTACCCCCTGCCCGGCACGGAGGGCGCGGGGCGGCCGTACTGGTCCCCGGACAGCCGGTTCCTGGCCTACTTCGACGGCCCGCAGATCAAGAAGATCGCCGTGGCGGGCGGCCCGCCGATGCTGGTGTGCAACACCACGCGGCCCGCGCCCTGCGACATCTCGTGGAGCAAGGGTGGGGTGCTCCTCTTCGACGGCCGCGCCTCCGACTCGCTGGAGTTCGTTCCGGCGGGGGGAGGGACCCCGCAGCCGGCCAGCTTCCCCGACCGGCGACACGGGGCCTCGGGGGACGCGTGGCCGTACTTCCTGCCGGACGGGAAGCACTTCCTGTATCTCACCTACGGCATGGGCACCACCAAGGGTCCCATGCTCATGGGCGGCGAGCTGGGTTCGAAGAAGGTCAAGCAGATCGGCGGAGTGGGCTCGCGCGTGGAGTACGCGCCCCAGGGATACCTGGTCTACGCCAGCGATGCCACGCTGGTGGCCCGGCCGTTCGACCCCGGCCGGATGGCCTTCACCGGGGAGCCGTTCCCGGTGGCCGAACACGTGAACGTGCTCGGCGACGACAACGCCGACTTCTCGGTGTCGCCCTCGGGTGTGCTGGCCTATCTGCCGAACGCCTCGACCGAGCGCAGCGAATTGGCGTGGTTCGACCGCGGTGGCAGGGAACTCGAGAAGGCGGCGCCCCCGGACGCGTACCGGGACATCTCGCTCTCGCCCGACGAGACGCGCGTGGCCTACGGGCTGCAGGACGGGCGCCAGAACACCGAGGACATCTGGGTGCGCGACCTGAAGCGCGGCGTGTCCACCCGGCTCACCTTCGACACCGGCAACGAGCTCCAGCCGCTGTGGTCGGCCGACGGCAACCGCGTCGCCTACACCGCCTTCAGCGGGGGACCGCTGCAATTGCGGGCCAAGCTGGCCAGCGGCGCCGGCCAGGAGGAGGCGCTCACGGCGCCCTACCCGGATGCCACGGGCTCGACCTCGTGGTCGCGGGACGGCAGCACCCTGGTGTTCCAGCGCCGGGCCGCCACGGGCTGGGACGTGGGCATCCAGTCACTGACGGGGGACCGCAAACAATTCCTCCAGCTGCACAGCCCATTCAACGAGATGCGCGGGCGGCTCTCGCCGGACGAGAAATGGCTGGCGTACCAATCGAACGAATCGGGGCGCATGGAGGTCTACGTGCAACCATTTCCCGGCCCCGGGGGCAAGTGGCAGGTGTCCAGCGCGGGCGGTGGGGACCCCAAGTGGCGCGCGGATGGCAAGGAGTTGTTCTTCCGCAGCCCCGCCCAGGAGCTGATGGCGGTGCCGGTGCGGACCGGTGCCGGATTCGAGTCCGGCTCGCCGGTGCGCCTGTTCCAGAAGGAGCTGGAGTCCGCGGGCTTCCAGCTCACGCGCTACGCGCCGTCCGCCAACGGCCAGCGCTTCCTCTTGAATGTGCCGCTGTCCTCCTCCTCGCAGGCCGCGTTCAACATCGTCCTCAACTGGGCCGCGGAAACGAAGCGCAAATGA
- a CDS encoding B12-binding domain-containing radical SAM protein gives MNVLLVYPRFPDTFWSFKHALKFIHKRASVPPLGLLTVAAMLPAGWGRRLVDLNVGELRAADLEWADLVFVGAMIAQRDSAREVIARCRAAGRTVVAGGPLFAVKQEHFPGVDHFVLGEAELSLEPFLRDFQAGAARRVYHADGLADVRLSPAPQWELADLRRYASMSVQWSRGCPFDCDFCNVTAMFGHVPRLKSSAQVIGELDALYRLGWRGEVFFVDDNLVGNKRRLREDLLPALIAWREGKRGLSFYTQASINLADDDALMSRMAQAGFTTVFIGIETPDEAGLAECHKRQNTGRDLVADVKRIQRAGLQVQGGFILGFDNDLPTIFQRQVDFIQMSGIVTAMVGLLQAIPGTRLWERLHGEDRLLGESTGDNVDGTLNFVPRMDAAALREGYHRVLERLYSPREYYRRVRTFLREYHPPKMDLRLDWQNSRAFVWSNLRLGVVGRERWHYWGLLLWTLFRRPTLMRVAVTLAIYGHHFRKTCEGIRA, from the coding sequence ATGAACGTCCTGCTGGTGTACCCGCGTTTTCCGGACACCTTCTGGAGCTTCAAGCACGCGCTGAAGTTCATCCACAAGCGCGCGTCGGTCCCGCCCCTGGGCCTGCTCACGGTGGCGGCGATGCTGCCGGCGGGGTGGGGGCGGCGTCTGGTGGACCTCAACGTGGGTGAACTGCGCGCCGCAGACCTGGAATGGGCCGACCTGGTGTTCGTGGGCGCGATGATCGCCCAGCGGGATTCCGCGCGCGAGGTGATCGCGCGCTGCCGGGCTGCGGGGCGGACCGTGGTGGCCGGCGGGCCGCTGTTCGCCGTGAAGCAGGAGCACTTTCCCGGGGTGGACCATTTTGTCCTGGGGGAGGCCGAGCTCTCGCTGGAGCCCTTCCTGCGGGATTTCCAGGCCGGCGCCGCGCGGCGCGTGTACCACGCCGACGGCCTGGCGGATGTGCGCCTGAGCCCCGCGCCGCAGTGGGAGCTGGCGGACCTGCGCCGCTACGCCTCGATGAGCGTGCAGTGGTCGCGCGGCTGCCCCTTCGACTGCGATTTCTGCAACGTGACCGCCATGTTCGGCCACGTGCCCAGGCTCAAGTCGTCCGCGCAGGTGATCGGGGAGCTGGATGCCCTGTACCGCCTGGGCTGGCGCGGCGAGGTGTTCTTCGTCGATGACAACCTGGTGGGCAACAAGCGCCGGCTGCGGGAGGACCTGCTGCCGGCGCTGATCGCCTGGCGGGAGGGCAAGCGCGGTCTCAGCTTCTACACCCAGGCCTCCATCAACCTGGCCGACGACGACGCCCTGATGAGCCGCATGGCGCAGGCGGGCTTCACCACCGTGTTCATCGGCATCGAGACCCCCGACGAGGCCGGCCTGGCGGAGTGCCACAAGCGGCAGAACACCGGGCGGGACCTGGTGGCCGACGTGAAGCGCATCCAGCGCGCGGGGCTGCAGGTGCAGGGCGGGTTTATCCTGGGGTTCGACAACGACCTGCCGACCATCTTCCAGCGGCAGGTGGACTTCATCCAGATGAGCGGCATCGTGACCGCGATGGTGGGCCTGCTGCAGGCGATCCCGGGCACCCGGCTGTGGGAGCGGCTGCACGGGGAGGACCGGCTGCTGGGGGAGTCCACCGGCGACAACGTGGACGGCACGCTCAACTTCGTGCCGCGCATGGACGCGGCCGCGCTGCGCGAGGGTTACCACCGGGTTTTGGAGCGGCTGTACTCGCCGCGCGAGTACTACCGGCGGGTGCGCACCTTCCTGCGCGAGTACCATCCCCCGAAGATGGACCTGCGGCTCGACTGGCAGAACTCGCGGGCGTTCGTGTGGTCCAATCTGCGCCTGGGGGTGGTGGGCAGGGAGCGCTGGCACTACTGGGGGCTGCTGCTCTGGACGCTGTTCCGCCGCCCCACGCTGATGCGGGTGGCGGTCACCCTGGCCATCTACGGGCACCACTTCCGCAAGACCTGCGAGGGCATCCGGGCGTAG
- a CDS encoding serine/threonine-protein kinase, with the protein MSLAPGSKLGPYDVLAPLGAGGMGEVWLARDPRLEREVAIKALPEAFARDPERLARFDREARLLASLHHPNIAGILGLEEVDGRRYLVLEYVEGPTLAERLSQGQLPLAEAVDVCRQIATAVEAAHESGVIHRDLKPGNVKITPTGEVKVLDFGLAKGGVAAASGSDPNLTASPTLTHAATMAGVILGTAAYMSPEQARGRGVDRRTDIWSFGCVLYECLTGQALFQGETVSDLIARILEREPDWSALPAATPVRVRELLRRCLRRDPKERLRDMGDARLELVEAMSSPPPEVAPAAGEAAGRGRRRGRMAWFAIGLALVALSAGAAAVARLALRPPGAGTLRVSVQAPDGLDLSGEVPDVTISPDGRTIVFAALDTTGTRALWLRPLDSNTARRLPGTQGAVIPFWSPDSRQLAFFAGGELKRMTVQDEDIQVVCPAPNPRGGAWGRGDVIVFAPTGSGPLMRVAASGGEAQRATTLDSTRGETAHRFPCFLPDGRHFLYVALPGKDSQVATRMGETGAVRPGPIVLSSTGAPVYAEPGYLLYNRQGTVVAQRFDGRSRRLRGSPQPVRGLVDASGSYSGSPVVMASRAGVLVQRDVRSANDRVDLLDISGKALSTLALPENYYSTPRFSPDGTKLVLNSSHVGSNVSPLWMVDLRRGISSRFTFEGTFDSDGAWTPDGGRVIYGSARRKGREIYWRKADASGPEVRLAEVPNLFNDPSTVSPDGRFVVYRSLSGETGEDLWMLATDGKTPPAPLIRTRFNELDADISPDGRWIAYRSDESGRLEIYVASFPGLAEKTRVSNDGAAPVLNSTATWVRWRRDGRALHFIGGDGQTIMQADVEPGAAFRAAAPRPLLRLPRGFVDADISPDGRQVVVCMPTGVEGRGAINLVMNWVRELEPGR; encoded by the coding sequence ATGAGCCTCGCCCCCGGAAGCAAGTTGGGCCCCTACGACGTCCTCGCGCCCCTCGGCGCGGGCGGCATGGGGGAGGTGTGGCTGGCGCGCGACCCGCGGCTGGAGCGGGAGGTGGCCATCAAGGCGCTCCCCGAGGCCTTCGCGCGCGATCCCGAACGACTGGCCCGCTTCGACCGCGAGGCGCGGCTGCTGGCCTCCCTCCACCATCCCAACATCGCGGGCATCCTGGGCCTGGAGGAAGTGGACGGCCGCCGTTACCTGGTGCTGGAATACGTGGAGGGGCCCACCCTCGCGGAGCGGCTGTCCCAGGGCCAGCTCCCCCTGGCCGAGGCCGTGGACGTGTGCCGCCAGATCGCCACGGCCGTGGAGGCGGCGCACGAGAGCGGGGTCATTCACCGCGACCTCAAGCCCGGCAACGTGAAGATCACACCGACCGGGGAGGTGAAGGTCCTCGACTTCGGCCTGGCCAAGGGCGGAGTGGCCGCGGCCTCCGGCTCCGACCCCAACCTGACCGCCTCGCCCACCCTCACCCACGCGGCCACCATGGCCGGCGTCATCCTCGGCACGGCGGCGTACATGAGTCCCGAGCAGGCGCGCGGGCGCGGTGTGGACCGGAGGACCGACATCTGGTCCTTCGGGTGCGTGCTCTACGAGTGCCTCACGGGGCAGGCGCTGTTCCAGGGGGAGACCGTCTCGGACCTGATCGCCCGCATCCTGGAGCGCGAGCCCGACTGGTCCGCGCTGCCGGCGGCCACGCCCGTGCGGGTGCGCGAGCTGCTTCGCCGCTGCCTGCGCCGCGACCCGAAGGAGCGCCTGCGGGACATGGGCGACGCGCGACTGGAACTGGTCGAGGCGATGTCCTCGCCCCCGCCCGAAGTCGCGCCCGCGGCGGGGGAGGCCGCCGGGCGCGGTCGCCGTCGGGGACGCATGGCCTGGTTCGCCATCGGTCTTGCCCTGGTGGCGCTCTCCGCGGGTGCGGCGGCAGTGGCACGGCTGGCCTTGCGGCCGCCGGGCGCGGGAACCCTCCGGGTCTCGGTCCAGGCCCCGGACGGGCTCGACCTGAGCGGGGAAGTTCCTGATGTCACCATCTCCCCCGACGGCCGCACCATCGTCTTCGCGGCCCTGGACACCACCGGCACACGGGCCCTGTGGCTGCGCCCGCTGGATTCGAATACCGCGCGCCGGCTGCCCGGAACGCAGGGGGCGGTGATCCCGTTCTGGTCACCGGACAGCCGCCAGCTGGCATTCTTCGCCGGGGGCGAGCTCAAGCGCATGACGGTCCAGGACGAGGACATCCAGGTCGTGTGTCCCGCGCCCAACCCGCGCGGTGGCGCGTGGGGGCGTGGCGATGTAATCGTCTTCGCTCCCACCGGTTCCGGGCCCCTGATGCGGGTGGCCGCGAGCGGGGGGGAGGCTCAGCGGGCCACCACCCTGGACTCCACCCGCGGCGAGACCGCGCACCGATTTCCCTGCTTCCTGCCCGACGGGCGCCACTTCCTCTACGTGGCGCTGCCCGGAAAGGACTCCCAGGTGGCCACGCGCATGGGGGAGACCGGGGCGGTCCGGCCCGGTCCGATCGTGCTCTCCTCCACCGGCGCGCCGGTCTACGCCGAGCCCGGGTACCTCCTGTACAACCGTCAGGGGACCGTGGTGGCGCAGCGCTTCGATGGCCGGTCGCGGCGTCTCCGGGGATCCCCGCAGCCGGTGCGGGGGCTCGTGGACGCCAGCGGAAGTTACTCGGGCTCGCCGGTGGTGATGGCCTCCCGGGCCGGCGTGCTGGTGCAGCGCGACGTGCGTTCCGCGAACGACCGCGTGGACCTGCTCGACATCTCGGGGAAGGCCCTGAGCACCCTGGCGCTGCCGGAGAACTACTATTCCACGCCGCGATTCTCCCCCGACGGCACGAAGCTGGTCCTCAACTCCTCGCACGTGGGTTCCAACGTCAGCCCGCTGTGGATGGTGGACCTGCGGCGCGGGATTTCGTCCCGCTTCACGTTCGAGGGCACATTCGACAGCGACGGGGCCTGGACGCCCGACGGCGGGCGCGTGATCTACGGCTCCGCGCGGAGGAAGGGCCGGGAAATCTACTGGAGGAAGGCCGACGCGTCCGGGCCGGAGGTGCGCCTGGCGGAGGTTCCCAACCTGTTCAACGATCCCAGCACCGTGAGCCCCGACGGGCGCTTCGTGGTGTACCGGTCCCTCAGCGGCGAGACCGGCGAGGACCTGTGGATGCTGGCCACGGATGGCAAGACCCCTCCGGCCCCGCTGATCCGTACCCGGTTCAACGAGCTCGACGCGGACATCTCGCCCGACGGACGCTGGATCGCCTATCGCTCCGACGAGTCGGGGCGCCTGGAAATCTACGTGGCGTCGTTCCCGGGGCTGGCGGAGAAGACGCGCGTGTCCAACGACGGCGCCGCCCCGGTCCTGAACAGTACTGCGACCTGGGTCCGCTGGCGGCGGGACGGGCGCGCGCTCCACTTCATCGGGGGCGACGGGCAGACCATCATGCAGGCCGACGTCGAGCCCGGGGCGGCGTTTCGGGCCGCGGCGCCGCGGCCCCTGTTGCGCCTGCCCCGCGGCTTCGTGGACGCGGACATCTCCCCGGACGGACGGCAGGTCGTGGTGTGCATGCCGACCGGCGTGGAGGGGCGTGGCGCGATCAACCTGGTGATGAACTGGGTGCGGGAACTGGAGCCGGGCAGGTAG
- a CDS encoding DUF2007 domain-containing protein, with amino-acid sequence MTDDFVTIAAFASAVEAQNCRAALAHHGIETRLGDEYLVATDWLYSVGVGGVKVRVGAADVDRARQVLLSARPAAVTCPECGSPRTRRELPSRAMLLAMPVMFAFGLPFVPFWMRRWNCADCGTSWKSRFEAEEPRVGAAGEAAAGAAPPSAAFEVPEGAFHVALAPWRWKEWCLRGAMGVAALAFVLGGGLGAWVLLAAPAAGAGFFALAAIFSWRWEQVTLTRGALWIDDPEGRREFPVEGLREGTLEDGSPALLGVHGPLLAVRDRGAAPRGTVLLTDEDLEEILSLVRGMRHPAGSLPIGPPPP; translated from the coding sequence ATGACCGACGACTTCGTCACCATCGCCGCCTTCGCCTCCGCGGTGGAGGCGCAGAATTGCCGCGCCGCGCTGGCGCATCACGGCATCGAGACCCGCCTCGGCGACGAGTACCTGGTGGCGACGGACTGGCTCTACTCCGTGGGCGTGGGCGGCGTGAAGGTGCGCGTGGGCGCCGCCGATGTGGACCGCGCGCGCCAGGTGCTGCTCTCGGCCCGGCCGGCGGCGGTGACCTGCCCCGAGTGCGGATCGCCTCGGACGCGCCGGGAATTGCCCTCGCGGGCCATGCTGCTGGCCATGCCGGTCATGTTCGCCTTCGGCCTGCCATTCGTGCCGTTCTGGATGCGCCGGTGGAATTGCGCGGACTGCGGAACATCCTGGAAGTCGCGCTTCGAGGCGGAGGAACCGCGCGTGGGCGCGGCCGGCGAGGCTGCCGCGGGGGCCGCGCCCCCGTCCGCCGCCTTCGAGGTGCCGGAAGGGGCGTTCCACGTGGCCCTGGCGCCGTGGCGCTGGAAGGAATGGTGCCTGCGCGGCGCGATGGGCGTGGCAGCGCTGGCGTTCGTGCTGGGCGGCGGCCTCGGCGCCTGGGTGCTGCTCGCCGCGCCCGCCGCGGGTGCGGGCTTCTTCGCCCTGGCGGCCATCTTCAGCTGGAGGTGGGAGCAGGTCACGCTTACGCGCGGGGCGCTGTGGATCGACGACCCGGAGGGGCGGCGGGAATTCCCGGTCGAAGGGCTGCGCGAAGGGACGCTGGAAGACGGGTCCCCCGCGCTGCTGGGCGTCCACGGCCCGTTGCTGGCCGTTCGCGACCGCGGGGCGGCACCCCGGGGGACGGTGCTGCTCACGGACGAGGACCTCGAGGAAATCCTGTCCCTGGTGCGCGGGATGCGCCATCCGGCGGGGTCCCTTCCGATCGGTCCGCCGCCGCCCTGA